The DNA sequence GAGCAAATATTACCTATTTGGGATCTAAAGGTAATCAAATAGGTATAAAAGAGTCTATGGCAGATACTGCCAGGGTTTTAGGACGCATGTATGATGCTATTGGATTTAGAGGATTTTCTCAACAGACTATTGAATGTTTGGCAAATTATTCTAATGTTCCTGTTTACAATGGATTAACAGATGTTTCTCATCCAACTCAAATACTTGCCGATTTAATGACAATAGAGGAACATAAAGGAGGGTTGAAAGGGCTTAAATTGGTGTTTTGTGGTGATGGGAGGGGAAATATTGCTAATTCTTTATTGAAAGGTTGCGCTATTATGGGGATTGATTTTAGAATTTTTGCTCCCAAAGAGCTTTTCCCAGACTCTAATTTGACTCTTAAAGCCAGATCTTTAGCTATGGAGAGTGGGGGTAAAATTACAATTACAGATTCTAAAGAAGAGGCTGTTAACTGTGCTGATGTTGTGTATACAGACGTGTGGGTATCTATGGGTGAGAGTAATTGGGAAAGTAGGATAAATCTTCTAAAGTTTTATCAGGTCAATAAAGAGTTAATGAGCATAGCAAATGATAATGCAATATTTATGCATTGTTTGCCCGCTTTTCATGATTTAAGTACTGTGGTTGGTAAGAATATTTTTGATAAATATGGACTTAATGGGATTGA is a window from the Borreliella chilensis genome containing:
- a CDS encoding ornithine carbamoyltransferase (catalyzes the formation of L-citrulline from carbamoyl phosphate and L-ornithine in arginine biosynthesis and degradation) produces the protein MYNLRNRSFLNLLDFTSKDIRYLLDLSLDLKKSKYAGIEVQKLKGKNIVIIFEKDSTRTRCAFEIAAYDQGANITYLGSKGNQIGIKESMADTARVLGRMYDAIGFRGFSQQTIECLANYSNVPVYNGLTDVSHPTQILADLMTIEEHKGGLKGLKLVFCGDGRGNIANSLLKGCAIMGIDFRIFAPKELFPDSNLTLKARSLAMESGGKITITDSKEEAVNCADVVYTDVWVSMGESNWESRINLLKFYQVNKELMSIANDNAIFMHCLPAFHDLSTVVGKNIFDKYGLNGIEVTEEVFESKNSVVFDVAENRVHTIKAVMVSTLG